The Mucilaginibacter gracilis genomic interval TTGCGTTGGCGGTTACAATAGCATTTATTTTTTATCCTTATAAATTAAACGAATTAATTAGCGGAATTATTCAACATAGAAACACTTTACATTCAATTAATTTTACAGAAAATTGGCGTTCATGGTTTATATATACCGGACATTTTTTTATTATGGGTATATTAATCACAGCATTTGTAACTGGCTCAGTTTTTATTAGGCTTTGTTTTTCAAAGATGATTCTGAAAGTTTTGGCGGTTTGTGGCGTAATAGGTATACTGATTTGTATTTTATATTTCTCCAGTGTTTCTGGATGGTATGTAGTGGGCTCTATGGTACCGGTTCTAATAATGATTATAATTGTTTTTTTAAAGCAAAATCATATATCCAACAGGAAAAATAATTTTGCTCTAACAATTGTGTTGCTAATATTCGCAATATCTTCATTAGATATTATATTAATTAGCTGTGCGCGTTTAACTGGATATAGCGGGCTTTCGTTAAATGAGGCACGTTTGAGCCTATCACGGGACATACCTTCTCGTTCGGGAATTGCTTTTTCAAAATCTCTTTTTATTCTTACCGAAAATACTAATAATAATCAAGTTATGGCCTATGAGGAATATGACATGGGGAACTTATTAAAAACAGAACTTCCCTATGCTGTGATTCAACAAAGTCATGAAGGGAGAGATTCGCCCCCAATATATCTCAACTACGATCTCTACATAAACAGATTTACACATTCTAAAATAGCAAAGGGCCGACTTGGCCAATGGTTTCAGCCTGCCGGTTTTGGTTATGCAGTATACCGCAAGCACATTATCATTGGAAATAAGAAATAATTACGGTATAGATACATCAATTGAATCCGTACTATTTAATTGTAATATTAAGGGATATCACAACACGTCGATAATAGTTTTTGAACGAGTTTTAGATTGAAGTTTAAAGCTTTAAGTGAATAAATTAATGAAAAAAATAATAATTTATTACCCTCACATACTCGAATATGGTGGCATGGAGAGGAACATTATAGGTTTAGCTGAAGAAATAAATAAGCAAGGCGTTCAACCAGTGTTGGTGTGCTTTTATGATAAAGTGGGGATGAAACGATATTGCGAGGATCTTGAAATCGTTCAAATACCCGATCATTGGAATCCTATAACTAAAGCATTTCGTTTGCGAAGGTGGTTAAATAAGAACCAAAATGAGATAAAAGGTTTGCCGTTATATTTTGGGGGTAAGGCTGGTTTTTATGCAGCCATTCCTGGTGTTAGCCCTTATGCATTGCATTATACAGATCCGCCAAGCCTTTTAACAGGTGCGACCGCTAAATCCGCAATAAACAGACTGCTAACATTTCCGAGAAGAATAGTTGCAGACTGGTTCACAGAACAAGGTGTATTAAAAGCAAAAGTGTGCATTACCATGACCCGGTGGAACGCGGTGGAGCTTAAATCTCTCTATGGTCGTGATTTTGAAGTTGTATATCAAGGAGGGGTGCCTCCATCTGGCAATATTAATAGTGCTCCGCGATGTCATGGAGATACATTGCGACTGTTTTCGATTTGTCGCATCGCCGCATCAAAAAATCTCAACTGGATATTAGACGGAGCGACATACTTAAAAGCACACAAACAGTTTAAACAGTGGTATAGTAAAATAGAGGTTGTTATAGCTGGGATGGGGCCTCAACTTCAGGCTTTAAAAGATCAAAGTGCTGCCTTGGGTTTAGATGATATATTAACCTTTCCCGGCTTTTTAAACGCGGAGGAAGTTGAGAACGAATATCGTAATGCTGATATTTTTTTAGTGCCTGGCCGTCAAGGTTACGGTTTGCCTGTATTAGAAGCATTATACAGGCATGTACCAGTTGTACTAAATGTAGAATCTCGTATTTCTGAGATGTTGAATGAGAATCCTTGGGTAAGTATATCAGATAATTCTACAGAATCATTTAGCGAGAAGCTTGCCGAGCATATAGCATCATTGAAGGCTAAATTCCCACCCTCAGCATTGATTGCTAACGTCCCCACTGAAGCAGGCTGGGCTCAAGAACTTGGCGAAAAATGCTTATGGTGGTAACTAAATTTAATTAAAATATTATTCGAATGAAAGTTGTATTTGTTGCCGACCTAAAAAATCCAAGTACCTCTGGTAGGCAACGCTTATGGGCTTTAAAGCAGTGCGGGATAGATGTTTCTGTAATCACCACAGAAGATTATCCATCAGTATTTGGTAAATGGGCATATTATATCGCCAGAATATTTAAGCGGCCTAGATTGATGCGAAATGCCCGATTATTAGAACAAGCAATATTAGATATAAGCAAACAAGTTAAGCCTGAAATTATTTGGCTTGAATGGCCAAGGCAACTTAGTATTAATTTAATCAATGAGTTAAAAAAAATTGAACCAAGGCCGTTTTTGATTTCTTTTCAGGATGACAATCCATGGGGGAAACGAACTAATGATTTGTGGCTATGGCGCGAATACTTAAAAATAGTACCCTTATTTGATCTTCATTTAGTTAAACGAGAAAGTGACATTGTACATTTAAGTGCACTGGGTGCCAAAGCTTGCCGACTCTGGAGACATGGTATTTATAGCCCTATTTTTCATCCGTCGATTGAACCGGTTGAAATAGAATATCCTGTTAGTTTTGTTGGTACATGTATGGACGGAAGGGAAAAGTTGATTGGCTTTCTTCTCGAAAATAAAATACCAATCCATGTATTTGGGCACCACTGGAATAGACGAAGTGATTTGCCACAACGCTTTCCCGCTAATTTTCACCCTCCTGTTGAGGGAGAAAATTATGCAGAGGTAATTCGTAAATCGCAAATATGTATAGGCTTGGTATCGCATTCAAACTTAGACGAATGGACTATGCGAACTTACGAAGTGCCTGGTTGTGCACGTTTACTGCTTGCAGAGCGTACCCCTTACCATCAACTACTTTTTGTAGAGAATGAGGATGCTATATTGTTCTCAAATATAGAAGAATGCCGAAAAATCCTGATGGGGTTACTTTCGGATAAAAATAGGTGCCTTGCCATGGGAAGAGTAGCATATGAAAGATTTACCAATCATCATTACAAATTAGAAGACAGTATGCAAGAACTATTAGATTTTTTGAAGCAAACATTATAAAATAATTGTAAGAGTGTATTCACAACAACATAAAGATAGCCTTTTACTATTCAGGAAGCTGATGGTTACCACCTCGTTAATTGTATTTTTATTGCAATTAATGATAGATGCAAGTTATGAAAACATACTTTGCAATTTGATGGCTGTTGCTATTTTTTATCTGACATGCCTTGTTGTATTTGCTCCGCGTAACAATAGTTTAGGACCTGCCCTTACCGCTACAACTGTATTTATTTGTATTACAGGTAATAGCTTAATGCCTATGATCGGTACCACATTAGAAGGTCATCCGCTAATTTACACTTTATTAATTCCGGTTGACGTTTTTTTCCATCGTTTATTATTTGGTTTAGCATTACTCGCGGCTCAGTTGTTGGCTTCGTCCCGCTTTTCATTACCTATTAAAATGGGTATGAGTAAAATAGGCACTTATGCTAAGTCGCGTGTTTTAATTCCCCCAAGTGGGCTTTGGGTTTTGGGATTTATTGGCGTTTCGGCTATTATGATAAATCACTTCGTGGGTTTACCATCAATATTAGCTAAATTTATCGATGGCTTTAACTTTTTAACTGTCAGTCCGTTTCTTATATTGTTGAGACCCTATAACTCGATCGTAAAATGGAAGGAAATCTGGTTGAAAATTTTGTTGTACTTTTTATTGCAGGTAGTTATAGCGTTTATAAACAATTCTCGAGCTGGATTTGTTTTGCCCATTGCTATTCTTGCTGCAGGCTGGTTGATGCAAATGCTGATGGGGCTGGTGTTTATTGATAACAAACTTTTACGTAGGGGTGTAATCGCCGGAATATTAGGTCTCGGTTTATTGGGGCAATTTGCTGATTTATCAACCGCTATCATTATGGAACGGGGGCAACGAGCCACAAGATCGGCCGATGAACAGTTAGCTGCAACTTTAAGTAGATTCACAGATAAAAAGTCACTTGAAGACTTTCGTTCTGAACTTGGCGAAGCTAATGAGGGTATTAGCGCCGCTAATGTTTGGCAAGAAAACTATGTTAACAATCCGTTTTTGGCAAGGTTTATCCAAATTAAATTTGATGATAACTGCCTTTATCGCACAAGTTCCTTTGGGGATTACCAAATTGATCAATTGAGAAATGTCACTATCAATAAATTGTACGCTTTATTGCCGGATCCTTTACTGAAAGCGTTAAGTATTAAAATAGATAAAAAGTTTATCAATTCTTTTTCTATTGCTGATTTTATAGTCGATTTAAGCACGGGGCAGGAATCTAACAATTCATTTCTTACCGCTTCCATACCAATACATTCATTTACATTGTTCTATTGGCTATATCCAGTGGTTTTGGCAATAGTATATTTTTTAGTATTTACAATGATTCAAGGATTGTTTTCAATTTTTGGATATACTACAATGTACGGCGGTATCTCAACTCTTTCGCTATTATATGCGTATTTTTTATTCGTTTATATTACAATCGATAGTTTGACTATGGTTTTGTCTTTTATGTTGAGAAATTTTTGGCAAGATTTGATCATCTATTATATTGCAATCGGAGTAGTACGTATTTTGGGTATCGCTAATAACATTAATATCCCTATAAGATTTAAGAGGATAAATAAGACTCTGGTTAGGGCACACCGGTAATATCAATCATAATTGTCAAAAAACATTATTAACATGAAAAAATCTCCAACATTCGGCCAATCTATTTTAGAATTAATTGATGTACTTTCGGCAAGTAATGCTTTAGAAGAACAGGTTAAAAGAGCTGGTGATGCAATCCTTCAATCTTTACAACAAGGATGTAAGCTTCTTACTTGTGGTAATGGGGGCAGCGCCGCTGATGCACTTCATCTTGCCGAGGAATTGGTTGGTAGGTATAAAATGGAACGCCGCGGTTTACCAGCTATTTGTTTTAATGCAGACGTAACAGCAATTACCTGTATTGGCAATGATTATGGATACGACCACATATTTGAGCGGCAAGTTGAAGCTTTAGGTAAGCCCGGTGATGTTTTGGTTGGCTTTACAACAAGTGGTAATAGCCCCAATATAATATCAGCTTTTAACCGCGCAAAAGCGGCAGGAATAATTACTATATTTTTAGGTGGTAAAGATGGGGGGGCAGCTAAAGGGCTGTGTGATCATGAAATTATTATTCCAAGTTTTACCACAGCTCGTATTCAGGAGGTTCATACTGTGATACTCCACCAATGGCTCGAGGAAATTGATATTACGGATTGGAACAATATAAAAATTTAATTATGACGATACTTGAACGTTTAAGTCACATCAGAGTGTTGGTAATAGGCGACCTGATGCTTGATCATTATTTATGGGGCGATGTAAACCGCATATCACCAGAAGCACCTGTTCCTGTGGTGAACGCGGCCAATGATACTTATAGCGCCGGAGGAGCTGCTAATGTTGCACTTAATTTGGCTAACCTTGGTGTGGAAACTTCTGTATTAGGTTATTTTGCCGATGATGATGCTGGACAAAAATTGAAGCATATATTATCAGACAATAAAGTTAAAGTATTATCAACAGCTAAACAGTCTGGCGCTCCTACAATAATTAAAACACGTGTTATCGTTCGTAACCAGCAACTTTGTCGAATTGATCGTGAAGATTTACGTGAATATTATCAAATTGACGACGCTATTGATTTTGAAGATCTGCTGGAAGATGTATTAAGCAATGTTGATGCTGTAATTATTTCCGACTATGCCAAAGGTGTAATTACCCAAAAGCTATTAAATAAAGTTCTAAAAAGGGCGTCTGAGCAATCTCAATTGTTAGTAGCGGTTGATCCTAAGCCGTCGCGTAAATTATTGTTTAACGGAGTAGGTTTACTAACCCCTAACCGTACAGAAGCACTTGAATTAGCCGGGCTTTCTTTGCCTCACCATGGCGAGCCTTACCCACTTGAGGAAATTTGCCGTATCATTTATGATATTTACAATCCAAAATTGCTGGTTATAACACTTGGTGCCGAAGGGATGGCTATCTGTGAAAAAGGGAAGGTGATACAGCTTTTGCCAACCGAAGCTCGCGAGGTTTTTGATGTTTCTGGTGCTGGCGATACAGTTATAGCTACGCTTACTGCGGCGATAGCAGCTAAGTTTGACTTAGGCGAAGCCGCTTGGCTGGCAAATGGTGCTGCCGGTTGTGTGGTAGCTCACATGGGTACTAAACCAATTAATTTAAGTGAATTAAATAGTTGGATAAATAGGCATGAGAGATAGCAGCCAAATATTTCCTTATGGTTATAATGGGAAAAATAAAGATTAGTACTGATGAACGTAAGTAATCGTAAAATTCTTATATACAGATTAGGTAGTCTGGGAGATACCGTAATAGCATTGCCGTGTTTTAATAAAATAAGGGAAACATTCCCGTACGCGGATATTACGTTATTAACTAACAGGCCGGTTGCAGCGAAAGCCGCTCCTTTGGAAGCTGTATTAGGGCAGGGCTATTTCTATGATCATATATTTGATTATCCTGTAGGGACTCGTAGCTTATTTGTTTTATTTTCTCTTATAAGGAAGATCAGAAGGCTTAAAATCGATACCATTGTTAATATCACTGCTTCTCGTTCAAAACAAGCCGCCATTAGAGATCGTCTGTTTTTTAAACTTGCCGGTATAAAACATTTAATAGGCTTTCCTAAAGACGATAGAGATTTTAATTTAAGCATCGACCCTTTAACTAATGAATATGAATGGGAAGCTATAAGGTTGAGCCGTCGTATTAATGAATTGGGAAAAATATCAATTAACGAAGATCGTTATTGGGATTTGCATTTGACAGAAGCTGAAATTAAAGCGGGAGAGAACGCTCTCAGTTCAATAGATAAGCAAAAACCGTTTATAGCCGTTTCTGCTGGAACAAAAATGCAGGCTAAAGATTGGGAAGATGATAATTGGGTTGGGCTAATAAGTCGTTTGAAGGATGCATTGCCGGGTTGGGGATTAGTAATGATTGGGGCACCCGATGAGGCAGACAGGGCGAATGAATGTATTACCGCGTGGGGACACAATTCAATTAACCTATGTGGTAAAAGTTCTCCGAGAGTTTCGGCCGCGGTATTAAAGCAAGCTTTCCTTTTTGTTGGGCACGATAGCGGCCCTATGCATTTGGCCGCTGCAGTAGGTATCCCTTGTGTAGCTATTTTTGCTGCCCGGAATTTACCACGCCAATGGTATCCCAGAGGGAATAAAAATCGGATAATATACCACAAAACGGACTGTGCCGGATGTGGATTAGAGATTTGCATTATTCAAAAAAAGAAATGTATTTTGTCAATAACTATTGATGAAGTGCACGATGAAATAGTTAATTTAATAAATGAAGGCCAGCATGCATTGTTATGAAGTTGTTGAAATTTTTGTTATCGTAGTTGACAAATAGAACACATTTTATTTAATAAAAATTAGATTTAAGATATGATTATAGTTACAGGAGCAGCAGGATTTATAGGTAGTTGTCTGATTCAAAAACTGAATGATGAGGGCCACAAAAACTTAATATTGGTTGATAATTTTTCAAACAGCCAAAAAAATAAGAATTTTGAAGGGAAGGACTTTGAAAAACAAATTGATAGAAACGAGTTTATAAACTGGCTCGATATTAATTATGATAAGGTTAAAGTTATATTCCATATAGGTGCCCGTACGGACACCACGGAAATGAATTATGAAATATTAAATGAACTTAATCTTGACTATACAAAAGCGGTTTGGACGCGTTGTGCAGAATTTAATATTCCATTAATTTACGCTTCTTCAGCGGCTACTTACGGACTTGGCGAATTTGGGTATGATGATGACGAAAGTAAATTATCATTATTGCAACCCCTTAATCCTTATGGAGATTCGAAGAATGAATTTGATAAGTGGGCAATAGTTCAAGAAAAAAAGCCAATTTTCTGGGCGGGCTTAAAGTTTTTTAATGTTTATGGCCCTAATGAATATCATAAGTCGCGGATGGCATCTGTTATTTTCCACACTTATAATCAAATACAGGCGAGCGGAAAAATGAAACTTTTTCAATCGCACAAAGAAGGTATAAAGGATGGTGAGCAAATGCGCGACTTCGTATATGTAAAAGATGTAGTAGAAGTTTTATATTTTTTAATGATTCATCAGAAAGACTCAGGAATTTACAACCTGGGATCAGGCAAGGCTCGCACTTTCCTTGATCTGGTTATCAATACCTTTAACTCACTTGAAAAACAGCCTGATATTAGTTTTGTACCAACGCCGGAAGACATTCGTGATAAATATCAATATTTTACCGAAGCAAATATGAATAAACTTTACTCGATTGGTTATAACCGACCATTTCATACATTGGAAGAAGGAGTTAAAGACTATGTTCAAAATTACTTAAGTAAAGGAGCTTATTATTAAGCAATATTCTTAAAATGTAGCAATAGGCATCTTTATAGAATTGATTGTATTTATAAGCTGATTAATAATAATGGAGAATAATAGTGGTAATATTCAGAGAAACACTAGCAGGGAGTGGTTTGCAGGTATAGACAGCTTGCGTTTTGTTTGTGCTCTAGTAGTTTTGCTTGGACATCTAAAAAATCCTGTTTTTGATGCTTTAAAACATTCGGAAAATAAAATTCTTAAATATTCGGGATTTATTTTAGGGTCGTCGTTTGTTGGTATTGTTGCTGTTATTGCTTTTTTTGTAATTTCCGGCTTTGTTATTCATTATCCTAATAAAGTTAAGATCAAGAATTTAAAGGTCTATTATTTTAGAAGATTTACAAGGGTTCTAATCCCATTAATTATTATTAAGGTTATTGGTAGCTGGTTTGGAAATCCTGAAAACAATGTTGTTTGGAGTTTATATTGTGAGCTTATTTATTACACTATTTACCCAATTCTATGTAAGGTAAAGACAACATGGACTACAAAAGTAATAGCTGCATATGTAATAGCTTTTATTGTAATAGCAATTGGGGCTAGAAATGACATTAATTCAATGATACATCAACGAGACCTTAATTATAATGGAAACTTTGCCCAACTTGGATTTTCGTTTACTTGGCTAGTCGGGCTGCCCTTTTGGCTTTTGGGGGTTAGACTGGCAGAGAATATTGATAGTTTAAATGAAATTATCTCTGTTCATAAAATATGGTTTTTACGTTTATCAATTTATTTATTATCAGTTATTTGTCTGGTTCTTAGATTTCATTTTTTTGTTCCATATACGTTATCAATGGTTTTAATTTCTTTTCAGGTGGCGCTATGGGTAGAGGCTGAAATACGTTATTATAAAACCAAAAGGCCTATTGTCTTTTTTGAAAATATGGGGAAGTTTTCTTATTCGTTGTACTTTTGCCACCCCTTAATTATAACAGTTTTAATTGCATTAACGCCTCTGAATAATTATACTTATCTTGTTTATGTTTTATTGACTATTACATGTGCATATTTATTTTATTTAAGCTGTGAGCGGCCGTCGCATATATTGGCAAAAAAGTTAGAATTAATTAAATTATAGATATTATAGTCTCACTAAATTGGTAGACAGTGTTTGATATAGAGGATTCAAACTTCAAAGTCGCTTAAAATCAAATAGTGATTTTAAGTACTAAATACATATTGTAAAAATAAATATATGAAGTTATTACATGTAATTGGAAGTATGGATCCTATGAGTGGCGGGCCATGCCAGGGTATCAGGAATACGACTCTTGAATTGGAAAAATTGGGAGTTTTCAGGGAGATTGCAAGCCTGGACAAGCCCGATGCAACTTTCTTAGGGATGGACAATTTTCCAATTCATACATTTGGCCCTTCAATAAGTCCTTGGCGCTATGTTCCCGATTTATTGCCTTGGCTGATCGATAATCTTAGTCGATTTGATGTTGTAATATTGAATGGCCTGTGGTTATATCCGGGTTATGCTTTATATAAAGCAATGAAAATCTTACGTCGTAAAGTAAGGAAAGCCGGGGGAGATATGGGCGAACTGCCTAAATTTTTCATTATGTCGCATGGTATGCTTGATCCTTATTTTCAACGTGCCCCCGACCGTAAACTAAAAGCAATTCGAAACTGGTTTTATTGGAAGCTTATTGAAGGTAGACTGCTTAATAGTGCAGATGGTGTTTTGTTTACCTGTGAGGCAGAACTAAAGCTTGCTAGGGAGTCCTTTACTCCATACCATCCAAAAAAAGAGTTAAATGTGGGCTATGGTGTACAGCGTCCGCCTTTATTTACCGAAGGAATGGCGTCAGCTTTCTTAGATAGGTGTCCTGATTTACAGAATGGAAAATTTTTCCTTTTTCTGAGTCGGATTCATGAAAAAAAGGGTGTTGATTTGCTTATAGAAGCGTATAATTCGATTTTACAGGATAAGTCATTAGTGAGCGATTTGATTCCCAAGTTGGTAATAGCTGGTCCGGGTTTAGATACCGCGTATGGAAAGAAAATAAAGAAATTGGTAAATGATTTCAAAATTGGCGAGCATGTTATTTTTCCGGGTATGCTATCGGGAGATGCTAAATGGGGGGCGTTTTATGGTTGTGAAGCTTTCGTTTTACCAAGCCATCAGGAAAACTTTGGTATAGCAGTGGCGGAAGCTTTAGCATGTGGTAAACCAGTTTTAATATCTAATCAAGTGAATATCTGGCGTGAAATTGAGTATGGGGGCGGAGGTATTATTGGAGACGATTCTTTGGAAGGTACACAGTTGGTACTTAGGTCGTGGTTAAAAAAGAGCGCAAGTGAGAAAGAGGAAATGCAAAAGGGAGCTTATAATACATATAAAGATAATTTTGGAATAATTTCTGTCACTAAAAAGCTATTTGAGACATTAACCAATGAATAGGTTTAATGTAAAGCTACGAGGTATTCAATTGCCTAAGGTAACTTCGCTGACATTTTGTACGGATATTTAAATTAAATAAATATATTTGGATGCGTGTTAAATATATTACTGTTGATGATAATTACTAATTTCTGATGTTCCCATCTCGTGATTCCGACCTTTCTGACGCCTTTTTAAAACCTTCGTTTCCGTTTCGGGATAAACTCCGTCGATTTTTTTGGAATATAAGTTGGCTGATGCTATGCCGTTGGACACCTAAACCTATGCATGCTTGGCGTGCTATGGTTGTTCGTAGTTTTGGTGCAAAGATCGGACGTGATAATCATATTTATCCCACCTGTAAGATTTGGGCACCATGGTTTCTTGAAACCTCGGATGTTGTGACAATTGGTCCTGGAGTTGAAGTTTATAATCCTGGAGGCGTTAAAATGGAGCACCATTCTATATTATCTCAGGACTCATACCTCTGCGGAGCAACTCATGATTATAACACTATTGAATTTACCTATCTTAAAGGACAGATAATTATCGAAGCGTATGTGTGGATTTGTTCTAAAGCAGTCGTATTACCTGGAGTTACTTGTAAACAAGGGAGTGTATTGGGTGCAGCCTCTGTAACATCAAAAGATTTGGAAGCTTGGTCTGTGTATGCAGGTAATCCTTGTAAATTCATTAAAAAGAGAAATAATTTCTTAATTTGATTTACATATTGCAACAAAAAAGGATATAGATGATCTCGATATTAATTCTTACCAAAAACGAAGAAAGTGATCTCCCGGGATGCTTAAAATCAGTTTCCTGGAGTGACGATGTTCACATATTCGATTCGTTTAGTACTGATAACACACTTGAGGTGGCAAGTCAAGCCGGAGCGAAAATAGCCCAAAGAAAATTTGACGGGTATGCATCTCAACGGAACGCAGCTTTAAGCACAATTACATATAAATATGAGTGGCTTCTTATTCTTGATGCCGATGAGAGAATTCCAGTTGAACTCAAAAATATAATGTTTGATGCTACACAATCGGCATCTCCAAATGTTAACGGTTACCGCATACAACGCAAAGATTTTTTATGGGATTCATGGTTAAAATACTCTCAAATATCACCTTACTACATCAGGTTAATTAGAGTTGGCCATGCGAGATACCATCGTGAAATAAATGAGGTTTTGGAAGTTGATGGAGAAGTAGTTCAACTGTCTGGATATTTTGATCATTATCCTTTTTCCAAGGGATTTACGCATTGGCTAAGTAAGCATAATGTTTATTCCTCGATGGAGGCGCAGAGATGGATAGATGAACACAAGGGAAATGAAAAATTTTCGTTAAAAAAAGCACTTTTTAGCAAAGATTTTTCTGAAAAGCGTTACCACCAAAAGGGGCTTTTTTATAAGATACCGGGCAGGCCGGTAATAAAATGGTTTTATATGATTATATGGAGAAGGGGTTTGTTAGATGGGAACGCTGGTTTCATTTACGCCACTCTCCAGTCGATATACGAATACTTTATCGTACTTAAAACGAAAGAATTGATTGCTAAACAAAATAAGTAGTAGTTTTATTTTTGTTTTTTGTAAAAGGTTATACTATTTTTATTAATATTGTAAATATATTATTGTTTGATTGTCAAAAATTTAAAAATGGATACAAAAAAAATCGCCCTAATAACAGGTATAACAGGCCAGGACGGAGCCTATTTAACAGAACTTTTACTTTCTAAAGGTTACGAAGTCCATGGTATTAAGCGCCGGAGTTCACTGTTTAATACTGATAGGATTGATCATTTATATCAGGATCCACATGACACAAACAAGAGTCTGTTTTTGCATTATGGCGATTTAAGTGATTCAACCAATCTTATACGCATCATCCAGCAAGTACAGCCTGACGAGATTTATAATTTGGGTGCGATGTCTCACGTTAAAGTTAGTTTTGATACTCCCGAGTATACCGCTAACGCCGACGGTATAGGAACTTTAAGATTGTTAGAAGCCATCCGTATTTTAGGATTGGAAAAAAAGACAAAAATATATCAGGCTTCAACATCTGAGTTGTACGGGTTGGTACAAGCCGTTCCTCAATCAGAAACCACGCCTTTTTACCCGCGTTCTCCGTATGCAGTTGCTAAAATGTACGCATACTGGATTACTGTTAATTACAGGGAGGCTTATGGAATTTATGCCTGCAACGGTATTTTATTTAACCACGAAAGCCCTTTACGCGGTGAGACTTTTGTAACCAGAAAAATAACCAGGGCTACAGCTAAAATTGCGATGGGTTTGCAAGATAAATTGTACTTAGGTAACCTTGACGCCCAAAGAGATTGGGGGCATGCCAAAGACTATGTTGAGGCAATGTACCTGATATTGCAACAGGAAGTTGCCGAAGATTACGTGATAGCAACTGGCGTAACAACCCGGGTTAGAGAATTTGTAAGGTTGGCTTTCGCAGAAGTTGGAATTGAAATTGAATTTAAGGGCCAGGGTGTTGACGAAAAAGGATACGTTGTGAGC includes:
- a CDS encoding acyltransferase family protein encodes the protein MENNSGNIQRNTSREWFAGIDSLRFVCALVVLLGHLKNPVFDALKHSENKILKYSGFILGSSFVGIVAVIAFFVISGFVIHYPNKVKIKNLKVYYFRRFTRVLIPLIIIKVIGSWFGNPENNVVWSLYCELIYYTIYPILCKVKTTWTTKVIAAYVIAFIVIAIGARNDINSMIHQRDLNYNGNFAQLGFSFTWLVGLPFWLLGVRLAENIDSLNEIISVHKIWFLRLSIYLLSVICLVLRFHFFVPYTLSMVLISFQVALWVEAEIRYYKTKRPIVFFENMGKFSYSLYFCHPLIITVLIALTPLNNYTYLVYVLLTITCAYLFYLSCERPSHILAKKLELIKL
- a CDS encoding glycosyltransferase, which gives rise to MKLLHVIGSMDPMSGGPCQGIRNTTLELEKLGVFREIASLDKPDATFLGMDNFPIHTFGPSISPWRYVPDLLPWLIDNLSRFDVVILNGLWLYPGYALYKAMKILRRKVRKAGGDMGELPKFFIMSHGMLDPYFQRAPDRKLKAIRNWFYWKLIEGRLLNSADGVLFTCEAELKLARESFTPYHPKKELNVGYGVQRPPLFTEGMASAFLDRCPDLQNGKFFLFLSRIHEKKGVDLLIEAYNSILQDKSLVSDLIPKLVIAGPGLDTAYGKKIKKLVNDFKIGEHVIFPGMLSGDAKWGAFYGCEAFVLPSHQENFGIAVAEALACGKPVLISNQVNIWREIEYGGGGIIGDDSLEGTQLVLRSWLKKSASEKEEMQKGAYNTYKDNFGIISVTKKLFETLTNE
- a CDS encoding LbetaH domain-containing protein, translated to MFPSRDSDLSDAFLKPSFPFRDKLRRFFWNISWLMLCRWTPKPMHAWRAMVVRSFGAKIGRDNHIYPTCKIWAPWFLETSDVVTIGPGVEVYNPGGVKMEHHSILSQDSYLCGATHDYNTIEFTYLKGQIIIEAYVWICSKAVVLPGVTCKQGSVLGAASVTSKDLEAWSVYAGNPCKFIKKRNNFLI
- a CDS encoding glycosyltransferase family 2 protein, whose protein sequence is MISILILTKNEESDLPGCLKSVSWSDDVHIFDSFSTDNTLEVASQAGAKIAQRKFDGYASQRNAALSTITYKYEWLLILDADERIPVELKNIMFDATQSASPNVNGYRIQRKDFLWDSWLKYSQISPYYIRLIRVGHARYHREINEVLEVDGEVVQLSGYFDHYPFSKGFTHWLSKHNVYSSMEAQRWIDEHKGNEKFSLKKALFSKDFSEKRYHQKGLFYKIPGRPVIKWFYMIIWRRGLLDGNAGFIYATLQSIYEYFIVLKTKELIAKQNK
- the gmd gene encoding GDP-mannose 4,6-dehydratase, with product MDTKKIALITGITGQDGAYLTELLLSKGYEVHGIKRRSSLFNTDRIDHLYQDPHDTNKSLFLHYGDLSDSTNLIRIIQQVQPDEIYNLGAMSHVKVSFDTPEYTANADGIGTLRLLEAIRILGLEKKTKIYQASTSELYGLVQAVPQSETTPFYPRSPYAVAKMYAYWITVNYREAYGIYACNGILFNHESPLRGETFVTRKITRATAKIAMGLQDKLYLGNLDAQRDWGHAKDYVEAMYLILQQEVAEDYVIATGVTTRVREFVRLAFAEVGIEIEFKGQGVDEKGYVVSCTNPDFTIEIGKEVVAVDDKYFRPTEVDLLIGDPTKSNTKLGWQPKYDLQGLVKEMMAADVDLFRREKLLKESGYVIKNQFE